From Plasmodium falciparum 3D7 genome assembly, chromosome: 9, one genomic window encodes:
- a CDS encoding apicoplast integral membrane protein, putative has translation MNTHFLLWLILLICYKNVECVRKNTFYEKYKPLNFVNNYNKQIYKCYGKIAQKRIIRGNKFVVHFYNKKNNILYEIKKKLVSLGYEHLKIPLKSIFGLFNIFGFMFLLNHYNFINDNHSKSLIEITDKINTKIFLFNTINDVIRKLPEERHTIWKVALFALGHFSFQLIISNVTSFLFSFFTSHEINKNERGKELKNINDDYKDEENFMNKEKIYKEMDKKENIHSNYNLKDVLKNKMLKSMCILNHTGFIPMYIFNYILNKFKFIDNNITIFINFYHLLYGIMSKIYIHFYIKNKENILFSFNKLKYMDLIKNTFFNTYSLFISISLFLKYFKNVYTIYEQHYKPILTTFHSILIPSILIILSNILYQTHNVKAHFSFKDLFFVLNNKYFIFPSAMYIIFCMNKHYRLVKISKVLQLFFLIQSLTPPNYNIHFLNIKIMKMADISKILNISYSVYFIPLFFYSLIWLRYMKNLDK, from the exons atGAATACACATTTTTTACTTTGGCTTATTTTATTGatttgttataaaaatgtagaatGTGTAAGAAAAAACAcgttttatgaaaaatataagcCCCTTAATTTTgtcaataattataataagcAGATATATAAATGCTATGGAAAAATAGCACAAAAAAGGATAATTCGTGGTAATAAGTTTGtggttcatttttataataagaaaaataatatattatacgaaataaaaaagaaacttGTGTCTTTAGGATATGAACACTTAAAAATTCCTTTGAAAAGTATTTTTGGtttatttaacatatttggatttatgtttttattaaatcattataattttattaatgacAATCATTCAAAATCTTTAATAGAAATAACagataaaattaatacaaaaatctttttatttaatacaaTAAATGATGTTATAAGAAAATTACCAGAAGAAAGACATACGATTTGGAAGGTTGCCTTATTTGCTCTTggtcatttttcttttcagcTAATTATATCTAATGTAacttcatttcttttttctttttttacatcacacgaaattaataaaaatgaaagaggaaaggaattaaaaaatataaatgatgattataaagatgaagaaaattttatgaataaagaaaaaatctaTAAAGAAAtggataaaaaagaaaatatacattcaaattataatttgaaggatgtattaaaaaataaaatgttaaaaagCATGTGTATATTAAATCATACAGGTTTTATAcctatgtatatatttaattatatattaaacaaatttaaatttatagataataatataactatatttattaatttttatcatttattatatggtaTTATGTctaagatatatattcatttttatattaaaaataaagaaaatattcttttttcatttaataaattaaaatatatggatttaataaaaaatacttttttcaacacatattctttatttatatctatatctttatttctaaaatattttaaaaatgtatataccATATATGAACAACATTACAAGCCTATATTAACAACATTTCATAGTATATTAATACCatctatattaataatattatctaatatattatatcagaCTCATAATGTTAAAGCACATTTTTCGTTTAAGGATTTGTTTTTTGTGCTCaacaataaatattttatcttcCCTTCAGcgatgtatattattttctgtaTGAATAAGCACTACAGATTGGTGAAG attAGTAAAGTTTTGCAACTCTTCTTTCTCATACAATCGCTAACCCCCCCAAATTATAACATACACTTTTTAAAT